One Phaseolus vulgaris cultivar G19833 chromosome 2, P. vulgaris v2.0, whole genome shotgun sequence DNA window includes the following coding sequences:
- the LOC137809655 gene encoding zinc finger CCCH domain-containing protein 6-like has protein sequence MLSGAPRSNLRQVKSFLRDDFPSKDDKEYEDPLLAKTLPLWPSTADEYDDFPPGFEGNHFLNRSNDEFSRLSQIKWERPPSFALNSKWRVATGEESRERNVQSLREMRVLEAVYPRISSIPSSPSVSFDVEMESYDDSLTPHVPLIPIEELESLQDRKQDVTVTKYADSSCKLPTQILQKYIPLARSSSEVDLFAAYATVAAAIMKSNEENCLIDINFLLETVNDPIKIGNLIEDYISAITTTPFHTPTRSLSIPTSCNAPDISAVPLTTPASKATAFDPLLSPTPEKSTISSVSLETTTLASGCPLKSPESSKTETINTVTQPVVKRGAPLESQRKSLSKHLQSSASSLSSQRGVVKDVNYYLNLVRDHDNYKKDMRSRNNFQDSKKPRNNTTNQEEAKFKIHKPCKYFKTSRGCRNGSNCRHQHEMSVWRM, from the exons ATGCTTTCTGGGGCTCCTCGATCAAATCTCAGACAG GTAAAGTCATTCTTACGTGATGATTTCCCATCCAAAGATGACAAGGAATATGAAGATCCTCTTCTAGCAAAGACATTGCCATTATGGCCTTCAACTGCAGATGAATATGATGATTTTCCACCTGGTTTTGAAGGAAATCATTTTCTGAATCGATCAAATGACGAATTCTCTCGCCTTTCTCAAATTAAATGGGAACGTCCTCCTTCG TTTGCTTTGAATTCTAAGTGGAGAGTAGCAACGGGTGAAGAAAGTAGAGAGAGAAATGTTCAAAGTCTAAGAGAAATGAGAGTGCTTGAAGCAGTTTATCCTCGTATTTCATCAATTCCTTCCag CCCTTCGGTTTCTTTTGATGTGGAGATGGAATCTTATGATGATAGCCTCACTCCTCATGTCCCTCTCATTCCCATTGAGGAACTGGAATCGTTGCAAGATAGAAAACAAGATGTTACAGTCACAAAATATGCAGACTCTTCCTGCAAATTGCCGACACAGATATTGCAAAAATATATTCCGCTAGCAAGATCCTCTTCGGAGGTAGATTTATTTGCAGCTTATGCTACTGTTGCAGCTGCCATCATGAAAAGCAATGAGGAAAACTGCTTGATTGATATAAATTTCCTCCTTGAAACAGTAAATGACCCAATAAAAATTGGAAACTTAATTGAAGATTACATATCAGCCATTACCACCACCCCTTTTCATACACCTACAAGATCTCTGAGTATACCCACTTCTTGTAATGCCCCTGATATCTCAGCAGTTCCATTGACTACCCCTGCAAGCAAAGCAACTGCATTTGATCCATTGCTCTCCCCCACACCTGAAAAATCAACAATTTCATCTGTTTCATTAGAGACAACCACACTTGCAAGTGGATGTCCTTTGAAAAGTCCTGAATCttctaaaacagaaacaatTAACACAGTAACGCAACCAGTGGTAAAGCGAGGAGCACCACTGGAAAGCCAAAGAAAGAGTTTGTCCAAACACTTGCAATCCAGTGCTAGTTCATTGTCTTCTCAACGCGGTGTTGTGAAAGATGTCAACTATTATCTAAATCTTGTTAGAGATCATGATAATTATAAGAAAGACATGCGCAGTCGTAATAATTTTCAAGATTCGAAAAAACCACGTAACAACACCACTAATCAGGAGGAggcaaaattcaaaattcataaaccatgcaaatattttaaaacttcaaGGGGTTGCCGTAATGGTTCTAATTGTCGTCATCAGCACGAAATGTCAGTGTGGAGGATGTAA
- the LOC137810978 gene encoding large ribosomal subunit protein uL2x-like, translated as MGRVIRAQRKGGGSVFKSHTHHRKGPARFRSLDFGERNGYLKGVVTDIIHDPGRGAPLAKVTFRHPFRYKKQTELFVSAEGLYTGQFLYCGKKATLVVGNVLPLRSIPEGAVICNVEHHVGDRGVFARASGDYAIVISHNPDNDTSRIKLPSGSKKIVPSACRAMIGQVAGGGRTEKPLLKAGNAYHKFRVKRNCWPKVRGVAMNPVEHPHGGGNHQHIGHASTVRRDAPPGQKVGLIAARRTGRLRGQAAATASKADKTT; from the exons ATGGGAAGGGTAATTCGCGCACAGCGTAAGGGTGGAGGCTCCGTTTTCAAGTCCCACACCCACCACCGCAAGGGACCGGCGAGGTTCCGCAGCCTCGATTTCGGCGAACGCAATGGCTACCTGAAGGGAGTGGTCACCGACATTATCCACGACCCCGGTCGCGGTGCCCCTCTCGCCAAGGTCACTTTCCGCCATCCCTTCCGCTACAAGAAGCAGACGGAACTCTTCGTTTCTGCCGAAGGTCTATATACTGGGCAGTTCCTCTACTGCGGCAAGAAGGCCACTCTCGTGGTTGGCAACGTCTTGCCCCTCCGATCCATCCCCGAGGGTGCTGTCATCTGCAATGTCGAACACCACGTTGGTGATCGCGGTGTCTTCGCCAGAGCATCCGGTGACTACGCCATTGTTATCAGCCACAACCCCGATAATGACACCTCTAG GATCAAGCTTCCTTCTGGTTCAAAGAAGATTGTGCCGAGTGCATGTAGGGCAATGATTGGGCAAGTTGCAGGTGGAGGGAGAACTGAGAAGCCTCTTCTTAAGGCTGGTAATGCTTACCACAAGTTTAGAGTGAAGAGAAACTGCTGGCCTAAGGTGCGTGGTGTGGCTATGAACCCAGTTGAGCATCCTCATGGAGGAGGTAACCACCAGCACATTGGGCATGCTAGTACTGTCAGGCGTGATGCTCCTCCTGGCCAGAAGGTTGGTCTCATTGCTGCCAGGAGGACTGGTCGTCTTAGGGGGCAAGCTGCTGCCACTGCTTCTAAAGCTGACAAGACTACTTAA
- the LOC137809226 gene encoding zinc finger CCCH domain-containing protein 6-like — protein sequence MQRARKSKTVSWSPGFHLSQEKNFTSEDCPSKIGNKSEADFQGKTVSTCPSTLEYDDLPPGFEGYHFQNQSNSAFSYIKWECPPSFVLNSCWRVAAGEQSVEKYDEMLKEMRVSEPYQPCISAIPPSPFVSFNVENECYEDSLTPLIPIEEYESVTVTGIKPDVSVTEHGDSLSKLQTQNTQQYIPPATSSEENFVAASIGAVLSAILKSIEEGIVVIDVDFLLEIANDSIMIRKIMEEYSTTTTGMSTPSRTVSARQLTPSNSLLALTPEICEIPSISLLAYAHDNHVTATPLFPLSGPVSAHTTTMTHSVATTTAPHVHIPVKDINYYRNLVRKYGGISEPDMQNHNFQDYKRARVLNPEGVKRKIQKSCKYYKTSRGCGHGSSCRYLHDKVWRM from the exons ATGCAGCGTGCAAGGAAATCGAAAACGGTTTCGTGGTCTCCTGGATTTCATCTTTCTCAG GAAAAAAATTTCACATCCGAGGATTGTCCTTCAAAAATTGGAAACAAATCTGAAGCTGATTTTCAAGGAAAGACAGTGTCCACATGCCCTTCAACCCTTGAATATGATGATTTGCCACCTGGATTTGAAGGATATCATTTCCAGAATCAATCAAACTCAGCATTTTCTTACATTAAATGGGAATGCCCTCCTTCG TTCGTTTTGAATAGTTGTTGGAGAGTTGCAGCTGGTGAACAAAGTGTGGAGAAATATGATGAGATGCTAAAAGAAATGAGAGTGTCTGAACCATATCAACCTTGTATTTCTGCTATTCCTCCAAG CCCTTTTGTTTCATTTAACGTGGAGAATGAATGCTACGAGGATAGTCTTACTCCTCTTATTCCCATTGAGGAATATGAATCAGTAACAGTAACAGGTATTAAACCTGATGTTTCTGTCACAGAACATGGAGACTCTCTCTCCAAACTGCAGACACAAAACACACAGCAATACATTCCACCAGCAACATCTTCGGAGGAAAATTTCGTTGCAGCTTCTATTGGTGCTGTTTTATCTGCCATCTTAAAAAGCATCGAGGAAGGAATCGTTGTGATTGATGTTGATTTTCTCCTTGAAATAGCTAATGACTCAATAATGATTAGGAAAATAATGGAAGAATATTCAACTACCACCACTGGGATGAGTACACCCTCAAGAACTGTGAGTGCAAGACAATTAACTCCATCAAATTCACTGTTGGCCCTCACCCCTGAAATATGTGAAATTCCATCTATTTCATTGCTGGCATATGCACATGATAATCATGTAACTGCAACTCCACTTTTTCCTTTGTCTGGGCCTGTATCTGCTCACACAACAACCATGACTCACTCAGTGGCAACAACAACTGCACCTCATGTGCACATTCCAGTGAAAGATATCAATTACTATAGAAACCTTGTTAGAAAATATGGTGGCATTAGTGAGCCAGACATGCAGAATCATAATTTCCAAGATTATAAACGAGCACGTGTGCTTAACCCAGAGGGAGTGAAAAGGAAAATTCAGAAATCATGCAAATACTATAAAACTTCAAGGGGTTGTGGCCATGGTTCCAGTTGCCGTTATCTGCATGATAAAGTGTGGAGAATGTAA